In Salmo trutta chromosome 37, fSalTru1.1, whole genome shotgun sequence, the following proteins share a genomic window:
- the LOC115177289 gene encoding centrosomal protein of 85 kDa isoform X1, with amino-acid sequence MEWQTPAVSEKFQSRFGRRPGTADSGDTGLGVTPSDSTEDFCSSSSSPSFQPIRSQIPIPTAHVMPSTAEPPASKPQPCSQEDSQASAEAHRPSSGSRTSSGTSSSKSSSLSKSASSPNLDMAQDGMGGADPAGPKPDCLSRYRSLVNGLDHSLFPSGDHSCMEEGQRFDMPAMEPTMNQSALLAGYCPDVRLRLQMTSLGVTPECSGEAYRGAMEHSYKALPETRPGVPGAPDPYSQRSSQPGGTGAGSAGVFPSSLYLQTQALLREAKAYEPMLQERCSELLSWQQQQQHKQQLESLRVQVEQMQMMTAGVGQYPAVYSTPSMPPETRKWEAAIKANESILKEKELVIERQKQQMSQLEQRLRESELQVHGALLGRGAPYGDLCLLRLQEAQRENAFLRAQFAERGDCAAQEKAEAERRLGAMEAETRRLNDALRETSERHAEELKKQEERIRSRDKHINSLKKKCQKEAEQNREKQQRIETLERYLADLPTMEDYQGQSKQLSEAEQRASQLQGRVRELEVCLEEGRSHTREKDTQLEEQRRRERELLTTVTSLQERVQEGLEDGARLPSLDVEVLRGENSSLREEQQRLKKVLEKQLRVMEKLGAQIVTLEEQVSQEESSSHAMREEVCSKEQGLLQLRTAMKELSAQNQELMEQNLTLHERLEDSERVNLDRTSSSLRPAGARLTQRLHGEMASCLCDLRSLCNVLTQRSQGRDPNLSLLLGITSPPPMAEQVEDWLSPEVLQRKLTEAQQLRRDVEELRTTVSDRYAQDMGENCITQ; translated from the exons ATGGAGTGGCAGACGCCAGCTGTGTCTGAGAAGTTCCAGAGCCGCTTTGGCCGCCGGCCTGGGACAGCGGACAGTGGGGACACGGGGCTAGGCGTCACCCCATCTGACAGCACAGAAG ATTTCTGCAGTTCCAGCAGCAGCCCCTCGTTCCAGCCCATCCGCAGTCAGATTCCCATCCCCACTGCCCATGTCATGCCTTCCACGGCCGAACCACCGGCCTCCAAGCCCCAGCCCTGCTCCCAAGAAGATTCCCAGGCTTCTGCCGAGGCACACAGGCCCTCCTCGGGCTCCCGAACCTCCAGTGGAACCTCCAGCTCGAAGTCGTCCTCCCTCTCCAAATCAGCCTCTTCCCCCAACCTGGACATGGCACAAGACGGCATGGGGGGAGCTGACCCCGCCGGGCCCAAGCCAGACTGCTTGAGCCGCTACCGCAGCCTCGTGAACGGACTAGATCACTCTCTGTTCCCCTCGGGGGACCACTCTTGCATGGAAGAGGGCCAGAGGTTCGACATGCCCGCCATGGAGCCCACAATGAACCAATCTGCCCTGCTGGCGGGCTACTGCCCCGACGTCCGACTTAGGCTCCAGATGACCAGCCTGGGGGTGACTCCCGAGTGCAGCGGAGAGGCCTACAGGGGCGCCATGGAGCACTCGTACAAGGCTCTCCCCGAGACAAGGCCAGGGGTCCCCGGAGCTCCAGACCCCTACAGCCAGAGGAGCAGCCAGCCAGGTGGAACTGGGGCTGGGTCAGCAGGTGTGTTCCCCAGCTCTCTGTATCTGCAGACCCAGGCTCTGTTGAGGGAGGCCAAGGCCTATGAACCCATGCTGCAGGAGAGATGCAGCGAGCTGCTCAGctggcagcagcaacagcagcacaaGCAGCAGCTGGAGAGTCTCCGTGTGCAAGTGGAGCAGATGCAG atgaTGACTGCTGGAGTGGGCCAGTACCCTGCTGTCTACTCCACCCCCTCCATGCCACCAGAGACCAGGAAGTGGGAGGCGGCGATCAAAGCCAACGAGAGCATTCTGAAGGAGAAGGAGCTAGTCATCGAGAG ACAGAAGCAGCAGATGTCTCAGCTGGAGCAGCGGCTGCGGGAGAGCGAGCTGCAGGTCCACGGAGCCCTGCTCGGCCGCGGCGCTCCGTACGGCGACCTGTGTCTGCTCCGACTGCAG GAGGCTCAGAGGGAGAATGCTTTCCTGCGGGCCCAGTTTGCGGAGCGGGGTGACTGCGCCGCCCAGGAGAAGGCGGAGGCAGAGCGCCGCCTCGGTGCCATGGAGGCGGAGACGCGGCGCCTGAACGATGCGCTGAGGGAGACCAGCGAGAGGCACGCCGAGGAGCTGAAGaagcaggaggagagg attcgCAGCCGGGACAAGCACATCAACAGCCTGAAGAAGAAGTGCCAGAAGGAGGCAGAGCAGAACCGAGAGAAGCAGCAGCGCATCGAGACTCTGGAGCGCTACCTAGCTGACCTGCCCACTATGGAGGACTACCAGGGCCAGAGCAAACAG ctgtcGGAGGCGGAGCAGCGGGCGTCCCAGCTGCAGGGCCGGGTCAGAGAGCTGGAGGTGTGTCTGGAGGAGGGTCGCTCACACACCCGGGAGAAGGACACCCAGCTGGAGGAGCAGAGACGCAGGGAGAGGGAGCTGCTCACCACTgtcaccag TTTACAAGAGCGGGTGCAGGAGGGCCTGGAGGACGGGGCAAGGTTACCCTCCCTGGATGTGGAAGTACTCCGAGGGGAGAACAGCAGCCTGAGAGAGGAACAGCAGAGACTTAAAAAG GTCCTAGAGAAGCAGCTGAGGGTGATGGAGAAACTGGGCGCCCAGATTGTA ACCCTAGAGGAGCAGGTGTCTCAGGAGGAGAGCAGCTCCCACGCTATGAGAGAGGAGGTTTGTTCTAAAGAGCAGGGGCTGCTCCAGCTCCGCACAGCCATGAAGGAG CTGTCAGCCCAGAACCAGGAACTAATGGAGCAGAACCTGACCCTCCATGAGCGTCTGGAGGACTCGGAGAGGGTGAACCTGGACCGGACGTCGTCCTCGCTGCGGCCGGCCGGGGCCCGCCTCACTCAGCGTCTCCATGGGGAGATGGCCTCGTGCCTCTGTGACCTGCGCTCCCTCTGCAACGTCCTGACCCAGCGGTCACAGGGCCGAGACCCCAACCTCTCGCTGCTGCTTGGCATTACAT CTCCCCCGCCCATGGCAGAGCAGGTGGAGGATTGGCTGAGTCCTGAGGTCCTCCAGAGGAAGTTGACTGAAGCCCAGCAGCTGCGTCGTGACGTGGAGGAGCTCCGCACCACCGTCTCAGACCGCTACGCCCAGGACATGGGAGAGAACTGCATTACCCAGTAG
- the LOC115177289 gene encoding centrosomal protein of 85 kDa isoform X2, with the protein MPSTAEPPASKPQPCSQEDSQASAEAHRPSSGSRTSSGTSSSKSSSLSKSASSPNLDMAQDGMGGADPAGPKPDCLSRYRSLVNGLDHSLFPSGDHSCMEEGQRFDMPAMEPTMNQSALLAGYCPDVRLRLQMTSLGVTPECSGEAYRGAMEHSYKALPETRPGVPGAPDPYSQRSSQPGGTGAGSAGVFPSSLYLQTQALLREAKAYEPMLQERCSELLSWQQQQQHKQQLESLRVQVEQMQMMTAGVGQYPAVYSTPSMPPETRKWEAAIKANESILKEKELVIERQKQQMSQLEQRLRESELQVHGALLGRGAPYGDLCLLRLQEAQRENAFLRAQFAERGDCAAQEKAEAERRLGAMEAETRRLNDALRETSERHAEELKKQEERIRSRDKHINSLKKKCQKEAEQNREKQQRIETLERYLADLPTMEDYQGQSKQLSEAEQRASQLQGRVRELEVCLEEGRSHTREKDTQLEEQRRRERELLTTVTSLQERVQEGLEDGARLPSLDVEVLRGENSSLREEQQRLKKVLEKQLRVMEKLGAQIVTLEEQVSQEESSSHAMREEVCSKEQGLLQLRTAMKELSAQNQELMEQNLTLHERLEDSERVNLDRTSSSLRPAGARLTQRLHGEMASCLCDLRSLCNVLTQRSQGRDPNLSLLLGITSPPPMAEQVEDWLSPEVLQRKLTEAQQLRRDVEELRTTVSDRYAQDMGENCITQ; encoded by the exons ATGCCTTCCACGGCCGAACCACCGGCCTCCAAGCCCCAGCCCTGCTCCCAAGAAGATTCCCAGGCTTCTGCCGAGGCACACAGGCCCTCCTCGGGCTCCCGAACCTCCAGTGGAACCTCCAGCTCGAAGTCGTCCTCCCTCTCCAAATCAGCCTCTTCCCCCAACCTGGACATGGCACAAGACGGCATGGGGGGAGCTGACCCCGCCGGGCCCAAGCCAGACTGCTTGAGCCGCTACCGCAGCCTCGTGAACGGACTAGATCACTCTCTGTTCCCCTCGGGGGACCACTCTTGCATGGAAGAGGGCCAGAGGTTCGACATGCCCGCCATGGAGCCCACAATGAACCAATCTGCCCTGCTGGCGGGCTACTGCCCCGACGTCCGACTTAGGCTCCAGATGACCAGCCTGGGGGTGACTCCCGAGTGCAGCGGAGAGGCCTACAGGGGCGCCATGGAGCACTCGTACAAGGCTCTCCCCGAGACAAGGCCAGGGGTCCCCGGAGCTCCAGACCCCTACAGCCAGAGGAGCAGCCAGCCAGGTGGAACTGGGGCTGGGTCAGCAGGTGTGTTCCCCAGCTCTCTGTATCTGCAGACCCAGGCTCTGTTGAGGGAGGCCAAGGCCTATGAACCCATGCTGCAGGAGAGATGCAGCGAGCTGCTCAGctggcagcagcaacagcagcacaaGCAGCAGCTGGAGAGTCTCCGTGTGCAAGTGGAGCAGATGCAG atgaTGACTGCTGGAGTGGGCCAGTACCCTGCTGTCTACTCCACCCCCTCCATGCCACCAGAGACCAGGAAGTGGGAGGCGGCGATCAAAGCCAACGAGAGCATTCTGAAGGAGAAGGAGCTAGTCATCGAGAG ACAGAAGCAGCAGATGTCTCAGCTGGAGCAGCGGCTGCGGGAGAGCGAGCTGCAGGTCCACGGAGCCCTGCTCGGCCGCGGCGCTCCGTACGGCGACCTGTGTCTGCTCCGACTGCAG GAGGCTCAGAGGGAGAATGCTTTCCTGCGGGCCCAGTTTGCGGAGCGGGGTGACTGCGCCGCCCAGGAGAAGGCGGAGGCAGAGCGCCGCCTCGGTGCCATGGAGGCGGAGACGCGGCGCCTGAACGATGCGCTGAGGGAGACCAGCGAGAGGCACGCCGAGGAGCTGAAGaagcaggaggagagg attcgCAGCCGGGACAAGCACATCAACAGCCTGAAGAAGAAGTGCCAGAAGGAGGCAGAGCAGAACCGAGAGAAGCAGCAGCGCATCGAGACTCTGGAGCGCTACCTAGCTGACCTGCCCACTATGGAGGACTACCAGGGCCAGAGCAAACAG ctgtcGGAGGCGGAGCAGCGGGCGTCCCAGCTGCAGGGCCGGGTCAGAGAGCTGGAGGTGTGTCTGGAGGAGGGTCGCTCACACACCCGGGAGAAGGACACCCAGCTGGAGGAGCAGAGACGCAGGGAGAGGGAGCTGCTCACCACTgtcaccag TTTACAAGAGCGGGTGCAGGAGGGCCTGGAGGACGGGGCAAGGTTACCCTCCCTGGATGTGGAAGTACTCCGAGGGGAGAACAGCAGCCTGAGAGAGGAACAGCAGAGACTTAAAAAG GTCCTAGAGAAGCAGCTGAGGGTGATGGAGAAACTGGGCGCCCAGATTGTA ACCCTAGAGGAGCAGGTGTCTCAGGAGGAGAGCAGCTCCCACGCTATGAGAGAGGAGGTTTGTTCTAAAGAGCAGGGGCTGCTCCAGCTCCGCACAGCCATGAAGGAG CTGTCAGCCCAGAACCAGGAACTAATGGAGCAGAACCTGACCCTCCATGAGCGTCTGGAGGACTCGGAGAGGGTGAACCTGGACCGGACGTCGTCCTCGCTGCGGCCGGCCGGGGCCCGCCTCACTCAGCGTCTCCATGGGGAGATGGCCTCGTGCCTCTGTGACCTGCGCTCCCTCTGCAACGTCCTGACCCAGCGGTCACAGGGCCGAGACCCCAACCTCTCGCTGCTGCTTGGCATTACAT CTCCCCCGCCCATGGCAGAGCAGGTGGAGGATTGGCTGAGTCCTGAGGTCCTCCAGAGGAAGTTGACTGAAGCCCAGCAGCTGCGTCGTGACGTGGAGGAGCTCCGCACCACCGTCTCAGACCGCTACGCCCAGGACATGGGAGAGAACTGCATTACCCAGTAG